From the genome of Argentina anserina chromosome 4, drPotAnse1.1, whole genome shotgun sequence, one region includes:
- the LOC126792647 gene encoding RNA-binding motif protein 25 isoform X2 — protein MLRPGFPSRPPGGIGMLPSIQRPPMPGIPGVRPILPPVVRPALPTVTPAEKPQTTVYVGKIAPTVDNDFMLYLLQLCGPVKNWKRAQDPTGTPRGFGFCEFESAEGVLRALRLLSKFNIDGQELVLNVNQATREFLERFVKNKTENSEKLNDSQAEGDEKGGQSTVDKTVVPNSGVDPKAGDSSSGNKESNTANFGVVTDEDKEADRMALEKLTSMIEERLKTNPLPPPPPLAPGDRTGNSISEPPAKSRDGDPDVDMTRNDASDEKNDEETTSDNKAENEQDRPGTSSPEKSRKPDKSRERDRERDVKQEKEREIERYERETERERIRKEREQRRKLEDAERKFEECLKDWEYREREKQKQRQYEKDREKDRKTKRKKDVINEEDDEEEDSRKRWRRNAWEDKRKRRQREKEDDMADRLREEEEIAEANRRAEEEKQLQKLRDALKASSDHFTDEREKADLAEESCVESKDMGIKQESDTGSGHENHIGDGTLQNGNTGYDSAMTAEPQQSGSAAAKKLGFGLVGSGKRTSVPSVFEEEDDAHKDKKMRPLVPIDYSTEELQAVEPAASGQAPSNLAAAAEFAKRISTVGVKEEKYDAEKERNRRANDRSSHRDRDRNDDDSNRTRDENKEKTSDRDTEREHGRDKPRTTNNKKLMDAKQLIDTIPKTKEELFSYEINWAIYDKHALHERMKPWISRKITEFLGEEEATLVDYIVSSTQEHVGAERMLQLLQSILDEEAEMFVLKMWRMLIFEIKKVETGLPSKTRS, from the exons ATGCTTCGGCCTGGTTTTCCATCACGACCACCTGGAGGAATTGGTATGCTTCCATCTATCCAACGCCCTCCTATGCCGGGAATTCCTGGGGTTCGCCCCATTTTGCCTCCTGTTGTTAGGCCAGCTCTTCCTACTGTTACTCCAGCTGAGAAACCACAAACAACCGTGTATGTTGGAAAGATAGCGCCAACAGTAGATAATGATTTTATGTTATATCTCCTTCAG TTATGTGGACCTGTCAAGAATTGGAAGCGTGCTCAAGATCCCACAGGGACCCCTAGAGGCTTTGGATTTTGTGAGTTTGAATCTGCTGAAGGGGTCCTCCGTGCATTACGCCTTCTGAGTAAATTCAACATTGATGGGCAGGAGCTGGTG TTAAATGTTAATCAAGCAACAAGGGAGTTTCTGGAGAGGTTTGTTaaaaacaaaactgaaaactcaGAGAAGCTGAACGACAGTCAAGCTGAGGGAGATGAGAAAGGGGGTCAGAGTACTGTTGATAAGACTGTAGTTCCAAATTCTGGTGTGGATCCGAAAGCGGGGGACAGTAGTTCAGGGAACAAAGAAAGCAACACTGCGAACTTTGGGGTTGTGACTGATGAAGACAAGGAAGCTGACAGGATGGCTTTGGAGAAGCTTACAAGCATGATAGAGGAGAGATTAAAAACAAATCCTCTGCCTCCACCGCCTCCACTTGCTCCTGGCGATCGTACTGGTAATTCCATCTCAGAGCCTCCTGCTAAGTCAAGGGATGGAGATCCTGATGTGGATATGACAAGAAATG ATGCGTCTGACgaaaaaaatgatgaagagACAACTAGTGATAACAAAGCAGAGAATGAGCAGGACAGGCCTGGAACAAGCTCACCTGAGAAGAGTCGAAAGCCTGATAAAAGTAGAGAAAGAGACAGAGAGCGAGATGTGAAACAGGAAAAGGAGCGAGAGATTGAAAGATATGAAAGAGAAACAGAGCGAGAACGGATAAGGAAGGAAAGAGAGCAAAGGAGGAAACTGGAGGATGCAGAACGCAAGTTTGAAGAATGTCTCAAAGATTGGGAGTATAGGGAAAGGGAGAAACAGAAACAGCGGCAATATGAAAAAGACAGGGAGAAAGATCGGAAAACCAAACGGAAGAAAGATGTAATTAATGAAGAAGacgatgaggaagaagattcTAGGAAAAGGTGGCGGAGGAATGCGTGGGAAGacaagaggaagaggagaCAAAGGGAGAAGGAAGATGACATGGCTGACAGATTaagagaagaggaagagattgCTGAGGCCAACCGGAGGGCTGAGGAGGAAAAGCAGCTACAGAAACTGAGAGATGCACTGAAGGCTTCATCTGACCATTTTACAGATGAAAGAGAAAAGGCTGATTTGGCTGAAGAATCCTGTGTGGAATCAAAAGATATGGGTATTAAACAGGAGAGTGACACTGGTTCTGGTCATGAGAACCATATAG GTGATGGGACTCTACAAAACGGGAACACTGGGTATGATTCAGCCATGACAGCAGAACCCCAGCAGAGTGGGAGTGCCGCAGCCAAAAAGTTGGGTTTTGGCTTAGTCGGCTCTGGGAAACGTACTTCTGTTCCTTCTGTTTTCGAGGAGGAGGATGATGCGCACAAGGACAAAAAGATGAGGCCCCTGGTCCCTATTGACTATTCAACTGAAGAACTACAGGCTGTTGAACCTGCTGCTTCTGGGCAAGCGCCATCAAATTTGGCTGCAGCTGCAGAATTTGCAAAGCGAATATCCACTGTTGGTGTTAAAGAAGAGAAGTACGATGCAGAGAAGGAGAGAAACAGACGTGCTAATGATAGGTCGAGTCATCGGGACAGGGATAGAAATGATGATGACAGTAATCGAACTAGAGATGagaacaaggagaagactagcGACCGTGATACAGAACGGGAACATGGGCGGGATAAACCAAGGACAACAAATAATAAGAAGCTTATGGATGCAAAACAACTGATTGATACGATTCCAAAGACGAAAGAGGAGTTATTTTCATATGAAATTAATTGGGCGATTTATGATAAG CATGCACTTCACGAGAGGATGAAACCATGGATTTCAAGGAAGATCACAGAGTTCCTTGGAGAGGAAGAAGCCACACTGGTAGATTATATTGTATCTAGCACGCAAGAACATGTGGGAGCTGAACGCATGCTACAGCTGCTTCAATCCATTTTAGACGAGGAAGCTGAAATGTTTGTTCTCAAGATGTGGAGGATGCTTATCTTTGAAATTAAGAAGGTAGAGACAGGCTTACCGTCAAAGACAAGATCATGA
- the LOC126792652 gene encoding equilibrative nucleotide transporter 1 yields the protein MGFAATKTPEENSESSLLLLLPTTTTPSGAAAPNKIPNDPFHLTYIIYFTLGLGYLLPWNAFITAVDYFTYLYPDVSVDRVFSVAYMLVGLVVLLVIVFYAQKSAAHVRINVGLGLFVVSLLIVPVMDLVYVQGRVGLYDGFYVTVAAVALSGLADALVQGSLIGAAGELPERYMQAIVAGTAGSGVLVSFLRILTKAVYPQTGEGLRKSANLYFAVGIVVMVICIVFYNVAPRIPVMKYYEELKIQAVNEEKELKGPLTGSALRSTLWSIVASVKWYGIGILLIYIVTLSIFPGYITEDVHSELLKDWYAIILITGYNVFDLVGKVLTSVYLLENSKVAIGGTVARLLFFPLFYGCLHGPAFFRTEIPVTILTCLLGLTNGYLTSVLMILAPKVVQLQHAETAGIVIVLFLVVGLAAGSLVSWFWVI from the exons ATGGGTTTCGCCGCCACCAAAACCCCCGAAGAAAACTCCGAATCcagcctcctcctcctcctcccgaCCACCACCACTCCTAGCGGCGCCGCCGCACCCAATAAAATCCCAAACGACCCGTTCCACCTAACCTACATCATCTACTTCACTCTCGGCCTCGGCTACCTCCTCCCATGGAACGCCTTCATCACCGCCGTCGATTACTTCACCTACCTCTACCCTGACGTCAGCGTCGACCGTGTCTTCTCCGTCGCCTACATGCTCGTCGGCCTCGTCGTCCTCCTCGTCATCGTCTTCTACGCCCAGAAGTCCGCCGCGCACGTCCGGATCAACGTCGGCCTCGGCCTCTTTGTCGTGTCCCTACTCATCGTCCCGGTCATGGACTTGGTTTACGTCCagggccgggtcgggttgtACGACGGGTTCTACGTGACCGTCGCCGCCGTTGCGCTTTCCGGCCTGGCGGATGCTCTCGTCCAAGGCTCGCTGATCGGCGCGGCCGGGGAGTTGCCTGAGCGGTATATGCAGGCCATAGTCGCCGGCACTGCTGGCTCAG GAGTACTTGTGTCGTTTTTGAGGATTCTAACGAAGGCTGTGTATCCGCAAACTGGTGAGGGGCTAAGAAAGAGTGCAAATCTCTATTTTGCTGTGGGGATAGTTGTCATGGTGATATGCATTGTGTTCTACAATGTGGCGCCGAGGATTCCGGTGATGAAGTACTATGAAGAGTTGAAGATTCAGGCTGTGAATGAGGAGAAGGAGCTGAAAGGTCCTCTGACGGGGTCTGCGCTGAGATCAACGCTATGGTCTATAGTTGCGAGTGTCAAGTGGTATGGCATCGGGATCCTGCTTATCTACATTGTGACCTTATCGATATTTCCGGGGTATATTACTGAAGATGTGCACTCTGAGCTTCTTAAGGATTGGTACGCGATCATCCTTATTACTGGTTACAATGTGTTTGATCTGGTTGGCAAGGTGCTGACTTCGGTATATCTCCTCGAGAACTCCAAGGTTGCAATTGGAGGCACAGTTGCCAGATTGCTCTTCTTTCCTCTGTTCTATGGGTGCTTGCACGGCCCAGCGTTCTTCCGAACAGAGATTCCTGTGACTATACTGACTTGCCTTTTGGGGCTTACTAATGGCTACTTGACGAGCGTGCTGATGATTTTGGCTCCCAAAGTTGTCCAATTACAACACGCCGAGACTGCAGGGATTGTGATTGtgttgttcttggttgtgggATTGGCTGCTGGTTCACTTGTATCTTGGTTCTGGGTCATCTGA
- the LOC126792649 gene encoding probable receptor-like protein kinase At5g18500 isoform X1 — protein MAKLISILLSYSQMKYSQVPTLLILVFVFLTALDSVISQSPSALCVLDIHQSSSWSSSICEAGNWGGFVSDCNCGAVFDDYLSALGHRANHTARQLFLNSTGQENCLEGMKSNKSDVFSCGIQKLTSGSGGCSDYTKLDVVHNLGSTLQGLDEDCRYLGTSGISDQACSACLQRWEESIASSDSRESSKLEANICGFAVLVSLTSNRIHDTNWVQAVYHCLGNQIFSGSIYHRHKGLSSFSKWSTGLWILSGGLAGITVILLIAMWTLCKKKKPDIFSAAKDEKQDAPDDSLTQESSLKISAKHIYAATGNLNASNYIGQGGAGKVYKGVLLNGLEVAVKHIINDGYVSIETFVREVTSLSHVRHPNLVALLGHCKDTEECFLVYELCHNGNLSEWLFGKERSLPWIQRLEIAIDSARGLWFLHTFPEGCIVHRDVKPTNILITASFQAKLSDFGLSKVMDMGQSYVSSEVRGTFGYVDPEYRQNHHVNASGDVYSFGIVLLQLISGRRVINMNSNTPMSLNKMARGLTKGGDVMEFADPKLNGEYSVVAFELIFKLALSCTGLKQQRPRMGEVVSRLEKALHISTQMESFSRAAPITT, from the exons ATGGCTAAACTCATCTCGATTTTGCTTAGTTATAGTCAAATGAAGTATAGCCAAGTACCAACCCTTTTGATACTAGTCTTTGTGTTCCTCACTGCCTTGGATTCTGTTATCTCACAATCCCCTAGTGCACTATGTGTACTTGATATTCACCAATCTTCATCTTGGAGTAGCTCAATTTGTGAAGCAGGCAATTGGGGAGGGTTTGTAAGTGATTGTAATTGTGGAGCAGTTTTTGATGACTACCTATCTGCCTTGGGACATAGGGCAAATCACACTGCAAGACAGCTCTTCTTAAATTCAACAGGGCAAGAAAATTGCTTAGAGGGGATGAAGAGTAACAAAAGTGATGTTTTCAGTTGTGGAATTCAGAAGCTAACAAGTGGAAGTGGAGGATGTTCTGACTATACTAAACTAGATGTTGTTCATAACCTAGGTAGCACATTGCAAGGTTTAGATGAAGACTGTCGATATCTGGGCACATCCGGTATATCTGATCAGGCTTGCAGTGCCTGTTTGCAAAGGTGGGAAGAGAGTATTGCATCATCAGATAGTAGGGAGTCATCAAAACTTGAAGCCAATATATGTGGTTTTGCAGTTTTGGTGTCTTTAACAAGCAACAGAATTCATGATACAAATTGGGTTCAAGCAGTTTATCATTGCCTTGGAAATCAGATATTTTCAGGTTCCATAT ATCATCGGCATAAAGGATTGAGCAGTTTTTCAAAATGGAGCACag GTCTATGGATTCTATCTGGTGGTCTAGCAGGAATAACTGTAATATTACTTATTGCTATGTGGACCTTATGCAAGAAAAAGAAGCCAGATATATTTTCAGCTGcaaaagatgaaaaacaaGATG CACCAGATGATTCACTGACTCAAGAATCCAGCCTTAAAATATCAGCCAAGCACATTTATGCAGCAACCGGCAATTTAAATGCATCGAACTACATTGGCCAAGGTGGAGCTG GAAAAGTTTACAAAGGTGTACTCTTAAATGGGCTTGAAGTTGCAGTCAAGCACATTATTAACGATGGATATGTATCCATCGAGACATTTGTAAGAGAAGTGACAAGCCTTTCACATGTTAGACATCCCAACCTTGTAGCATTACTTGGCCATTGCAAGGATACAGAAGAATGTTTCCTGGTGTATGAACTGTGCCACAATGGGAACCTTTCGGAGTGGCTATTTG GTAAAGAGAGAAGTCTACCATGGATTCAGAGACTTGAGATTGCAATCGACAGTGCAAGAGGTCTTTGGTTTCTCCATACTTTTCCGGAAGGCTGCATCGTTCATCGTGATGTCAAG CCAACAAACATACTCATCACTGCCAGCTTTCAAGCCAAATTGTCTGACTTTGGGCTATCTAAAGTTATGGACATGGGTCAGTCCTACGTGAGCTCAGAAGTGAGAGGGACATTTGGTTATGTCGATCCAGAATACCGACAGAATCACCATGTAAATGCTTCAGGAGATGTTTACAGTTTCGGCATAGTTCTTCTACAACTTATCTCAGGGCGCAGGGTTATCAATATGAATTCCAACACACCAATGTCTCTAAATAAGATG GCAAGAGGTCTCACAAAAGGCGGTGATGTCATGGAGTTTGCTGATCCCAAACTTAACGGGGAGTACTCAGTAGTAGCCTTTGAGCTTATATTCAAACTTGCTTTGTCATGTACAGGACTCAAGCAACAAAGACCacgcatgggtgaggtggtatCGAGACTAGAAAAGGCATTACATATCTCAACTCAAATGGAGTCATTTTCGCGTGCTGCACCAATCACGACttga
- the LOC126792649 gene encoding probable receptor-like protein kinase At5g18500 isoform X2, with product MAKLISILLSYSQMKYSQVPTLLILVFVFLTALDSVISQSPSALCVLDIHQSSSWSSSICEAGNWGGFVSDCNCGAVFDDYLSALGHRANHTARQLFLNSTGQENCLEGMKSNKSDVFSCGIQKLTSGSGGCSDYTKLDVVHNLGSTLQGLDEDCRYLGTSGISDQACSACLQRWEESIASSDSRESSKLEANICGFAVLVSLTSNRIHDTNWVQAVYHCLGNQIFSDHRHKGLSSFSKWSTGLWILSGGLAGITVILLIAMWTLCKKKKPDIFSAAKDEKQDAPDDSLTQESSLKISAKHIYAATGNLNASNYIGQGGAGKVYKGVLLNGLEVAVKHIINDGYVSIETFVREVTSLSHVRHPNLVALLGHCKDTEECFLVYELCHNGNLSEWLFGKERSLPWIQRLEIAIDSARGLWFLHTFPEGCIVHRDVKPTNILITASFQAKLSDFGLSKVMDMGQSYVSSEVRGTFGYVDPEYRQNHHVNASGDVYSFGIVLLQLISGRRVINMNSNTPMSLNKMARGLTKGGDVMEFADPKLNGEYSVVAFELIFKLALSCTGLKQQRPRMGEVVSRLEKALHISTQMESFSRAAPITT from the exons ATGGCTAAACTCATCTCGATTTTGCTTAGTTATAGTCAAATGAAGTATAGCCAAGTACCAACCCTTTTGATACTAGTCTTTGTGTTCCTCACTGCCTTGGATTCTGTTATCTCACAATCCCCTAGTGCACTATGTGTACTTGATATTCACCAATCTTCATCTTGGAGTAGCTCAATTTGTGAAGCAGGCAATTGGGGAGGGTTTGTAAGTGATTGTAATTGTGGAGCAGTTTTTGATGACTACCTATCTGCCTTGGGACATAGGGCAAATCACACTGCAAGACAGCTCTTCTTAAATTCAACAGGGCAAGAAAATTGCTTAGAGGGGATGAAGAGTAACAAAAGTGATGTTTTCAGTTGTGGAATTCAGAAGCTAACAAGTGGAAGTGGAGGATGTTCTGACTATACTAAACTAGATGTTGTTCATAACCTAGGTAGCACATTGCAAGGTTTAGATGAAGACTGTCGATATCTGGGCACATCCGGTATATCTGATCAGGCTTGCAGTGCCTGTTTGCAAAGGTGGGAAGAGAGTATTGCATCATCAGATAGTAGGGAGTCATCAAAACTTGAAGCCAATATATGTGGTTTTGCAGTTTTGGTGTCTTTAACAAGCAACAGAATTCATGATACAAATTGGGTTCAAGCAGTTTATCATTGCCTTGGAAATCAGATATTTTCAG ATCATCGGCATAAAGGATTGAGCAGTTTTTCAAAATGGAGCACag GTCTATGGATTCTATCTGGTGGTCTAGCAGGAATAACTGTAATATTACTTATTGCTATGTGGACCTTATGCAAGAAAAAGAAGCCAGATATATTTTCAGCTGcaaaagatgaaaaacaaGATG CACCAGATGATTCACTGACTCAAGAATCCAGCCTTAAAATATCAGCCAAGCACATTTATGCAGCAACCGGCAATTTAAATGCATCGAACTACATTGGCCAAGGTGGAGCTG GAAAAGTTTACAAAGGTGTACTCTTAAATGGGCTTGAAGTTGCAGTCAAGCACATTATTAACGATGGATATGTATCCATCGAGACATTTGTAAGAGAAGTGACAAGCCTTTCACATGTTAGACATCCCAACCTTGTAGCATTACTTGGCCATTGCAAGGATACAGAAGAATGTTTCCTGGTGTATGAACTGTGCCACAATGGGAACCTTTCGGAGTGGCTATTTG GTAAAGAGAGAAGTCTACCATGGATTCAGAGACTTGAGATTGCAATCGACAGTGCAAGAGGTCTTTGGTTTCTCCATACTTTTCCGGAAGGCTGCATCGTTCATCGTGATGTCAAG CCAACAAACATACTCATCACTGCCAGCTTTCAAGCCAAATTGTCTGACTTTGGGCTATCTAAAGTTATGGACATGGGTCAGTCCTACGTGAGCTCAGAAGTGAGAGGGACATTTGGTTATGTCGATCCAGAATACCGACAGAATCACCATGTAAATGCTTCAGGAGATGTTTACAGTTTCGGCATAGTTCTTCTACAACTTATCTCAGGGCGCAGGGTTATCAATATGAATTCCAACACACCAATGTCTCTAAATAAGATG GCAAGAGGTCTCACAAAAGGCGGTGATGTCATGGAGTTTGCTGATCCCAAACTTAACGGGGAGTACTCAGTAGTAGCCTTTGAGCTTATATTCAAACTTGCTTTGTCATGTACAGGACTCAAGCAACAAAGACCacgcatgggtgaggtggtatCGAGACTAGAAAAGGCATTACATATCTCAACTCAAATGGAGTCATTTTCGCGTGCTGCACCAATCACGACttga